TAATATATCCCCTCTACTCTACTTTAAAGCGTCTCTtattaattccttttttacgGTCCTTCTTAAGAGGGTACGCTCTATAGCCGTATGCGTACGTCTACTCTTAATAGGGACGTAAATTGCGGGCGAGCTTCGGCATATTTatcggttattattatttaaaataataagcgaaCTAGACttctttagtttaaactagcaataactagttaatacgttacctagggctaatattatataagtaggctGCGGCTAATATAGCTTCTACCTAGAGTTCGTTTAGTAAGCTagctactaatattatattaatcgctttactaataatttcctaGCTAGCTCGTTCCCCTCCTCCGTTcggttcttttatatatagaggagTGGTCTCTAGGTCTATTCCTAGTTCCCgtacctatatttaaaaacgagtttcGCCGTTAATTGCGATTACTATACGTTCTACGTCttattagatcttataaacGGCTACGCCCTTTTGCGTACGTACTTAtcgtttaaaaaggtataagaCCCTAAATACTATGTCGTAAGTCTTCGTAACTCGTAAGAAGACGAAGATCCTATCCGAATACTCGTCTTTAATTAGCATTAGCTACTTACTTCGTTCGTAagctagtaagtagttaaaaaggtcctaTAAGATCCTATAATAGGGTCGGGTTACTCTTCGTTCTAAGGTACGTCGTAAGATAACTTATTTCGTATAAGTAGTCGCATAGTATTAGcattctaaatagcttagtcCTTTAATCCTTACCCCCCGAGCGGCTAGgacgagctttttaagtactactagCGCGAGATATCTAAATCTAAAGTACTagagctaggctatatcTAATCGGTCGTtccttaattagtataaagaacGTGGGCGCTGAGCGCTACGTATTAGAattatattaacgagcgaaGACTAACTTCTAGGCGGAAAATAGGACaaatagggcttatattttaagaaGACTAGATTAACCTTCCTCTCGAGCTACTTAATAGTAACGTTCTTAGATTCGCTACCGAACCGAAGGGTATAGTTAAAacctaagtactaaatactagTCTTTCggaaaagagcttttaatacgacgtttatatagaagttcttaataaaaccgatattataaagagtaaggTGCTCTATCCTAGGCCCCTTCGGTCctataaggatattacgCATAATCCTCGttcccttagtaataataggataGGAGGCCGTTCTAAAATCTATATTCTCCGAGCTATTGCTctattaaatagaatccggctctaaaagcgattagttattaacgagGTAGACGGTACCGTAGTTATCTATAACTATGCTCTTAGAAAGGAGGTATAGGTTAGTAAAGGGGATAGAGAAGATAGTAAgattactattcttattccCCTCCGTACTTAGCTTAGGGAGTAgactaacgttaataattatagttacgaTATTTAAGGGGTAGGTTCCCTTAGAGTTCTTCTTATTGCTTAGCTTACCGGTTTTAGTCGTCTTTCCGAAGCGACCTCGGTTACTATTATTCTATTTAGAAAGGGGTTTCGTATAGATCTAGCCCTTCTAAATAAGGTCGGTATAGAGGTCGGTATACCTTTCTTAATTTAAGCGGGAAATTATCTTCTGGGCGTCGTCGGCgcctagttaaatatattctaactttatcttacttattaaaataagctctacctTCGCAcagtttattagcttttagtAGTAGGTCCCCTTATaaaggtagttagtaaacGAGTTAGGAGTCGCTTCGTTTTACTTAAGGGAATCTGagcgacttattaatattacgaatattataagggttcgtttacgattcttattatataccgcttctttatataaaaagtcgttaAAGATCTcggtataatactttatattaagaatcgcttcccctttttactttagtttaataatcttagcAAGCTCTTAATTAGACTAGTTTAGGGCGAAGCGacgtatagttatataaaaaaaggttttcGAAGCGAGGGTCCCCTAGACTTCGGGTAGCTTAAGCTacgttacttaataataggctaagaaaaagtttttaatctAGGTTAATAGGCTAACGCTAAAGTTCGCCCTACTTATAACCGCGttaaattccttttttataattataagcgaaCTAGAGTCGCTTagtacgtacttttacttaagAACTTTAATTACGGCGCGAAGGGAGTAGTTTAAGAAATCGATAAGCTCCTCCTTCGTATTTTCTAAGatttcttaagtaattataagggagatctagcgatttattaattcgtacgatctctctttttttaagcgaGAGATCGTCTTAGATACggtctactaaataaaggagGCGTATTCCTTAATAAGACGTACTTAATTCGCTATTACGGCCTTCGGTTTCGTTAGagtaactagttacttaatttaagCGTTTTTAGTTACTAGTTCGATTATAGTCTCGCCTCCTAACTGttcggtttattattacgtaaacTCCTCGAGTCTTTGTTAGTATTTAGTCAAAGCcgtcttatatacttaattttaagtagtattttatatcttaacGTACTCCTTAATTAAAGGAATAGACTTAGTAAAGAGTAACGGATTTAATAAGgaaataaggtcgtctaGATCTAATAAGTCCTAGACGTCCTTTAACCGGGCCTTAACTCGTAGAGCGAGGTACTACTTAGGCtagtcttattagtaattaagctTTCGCCTAGGAGTATCggtagtctttttaaaaaacattAGTTCGTTTAGGAATAAGGTTAACGAACGTAATAGgggttaaataatattataagaaagGATACGGTAAACCGTAGTCCTTAAGaagtaactttttaatagaggTATAGGGGTCTAAGTTAGAGCTGGGCTTATAACTATCGTAGAGTTACTATAGGGGCATcgacgtatataaagagaacgGTTATCTATTAGAAATAAGAAATAGGTACGAAGCTCGCTCTAATATAGAGGGTACGAGCGAAGTAGGCctcggtaattatataaccgaggTCACGTAACGTGCGGTAAGGCCATGGATAGTTAAAGCCATCACGACACATTACTTGCCACGGGCGGTACCATCGGAACTAAGGccaaaaaccctaacgatgtaaATTACGGCTCTATTGGACACGGTGAATATGTTACAATCGATCAACTCCGGAAGAATACCGGGATCGATGAAGTTGCACGAGAGCTCGACGTCGGCATCCAGCCTGAGAAATTTGAATCCATCGATAGTACTGCGGTCACTTCCAAAGTTTGGAACGATATTGGTCAAAGGTGCGAAGGGTTGTCTAGAGACAAAGATATCAAggccatcatcatcacccATGGAACAGCAAGCCTTGAGGAGACTGCATTCACTCTATCTATGGTCTTGAGACTGAGGACTCCAGTCATCGTCACTGGTTCCATGAGCCCCTTGAATGGAACATCTTCAGATGCATCGGCCAATCTCATCGCCGCGTTCCGCGTGGCTGCTTACATGTCCAAACATGATTATGAGGGGGTTTTGGTGGTGTTGAACAACGAAATACATCTGCCCCGTTTTGTCACTAAAACTCACACCCAGAATCACGACGCCTTTAAGTCGCCAAATTTCAAATCCATCGGTCGCATTATCAAGGGCGAAGTCAAATTCGACGAGATGGAACCGCCAAAGCTTCCCACAAATCTTGGGTTCACTGTCCAAATGCTTGCCAAGGCTCCGCGCGTCGACATAGTGTGCAGCTACGTGGGTGCTGATAGCGTGGGCATCGACGCGTATGTCAAGGCTGAAGCAAGGGGGATCATATCCATGGGTTTTGCGCCTGGACTAGGAACACCGGCAGAGAAAGTTGGGCTTGATGTTGCCATTAAAGGTGGCTGTGTGGTGGTTCAGTCGGTACGAGTTTTATCTGGGAATGTTACCGACAGTGAAGACCACAAGAAGATGGGCATCATTTCTGGGAACAACCTCAGCCCCTGGATAGCGAGAATCGTTGTCCAACTTGCGATTAGTAAGAGCGATGAGACTAAAGTGGATGTCAAAGACATACTCTGTGAGGCGTTCAGAAATCTTTAGTTTGCTTTAAGGAGATTCATGCCGAGCTACGAAATGGCACTCTTGGTCTCATGCTACACCTGCATTAAGGGGGTTTCTTTCGGAACGAAGTCTTAATAGAGCGATCTGTTCGAGCCATAGTTAACGGGACAACCCGCAGTTACTTATTCTTATTGACTATATAAACATAATAAGGGCCATCAGTTGACACGAATGTGCAATAATCACATGCGATTCTCCCCTGCCAGGCAGTGGATGACAAGACTTGACTATTAAAATCACGGTGCCTGACAGCTAAGGTGGCTAATGAAAGACAGATGGATATGTGCTGCAAAATATAAATTCTGAACCTAATTCAATTGAAGATATCTCTTGAATAATGGCAATGCCATAAGGACAGGCGCAGCCACTATAATTTTGAACAACACGGCGAGGCCTTGGCTGTGCATAGCGCATCATCACCATAAAGACAGAACCAGTCCTGTCATGGTCTTAGACAAGCTTCCGTATCACATAACTACGGAAGTGTAAACTTATTTTTCTCCTTTCATATCTATCTCTCATTGAGGGTTTGATGGCGTGAAGATTTGCGTGGCAATCCCTCGCCAGTCTTTATCCTCATTTATCCATTATAGGAAGAGGGGGGGTAGGGCTCTTCGGGCTGTTGCAGAGACCTACTTCCATCTTGGAGGGGTTGATGTGCATCAGATACCTAGAGAAAATACAGCAAAGTGCTATAATTCTCCCTTGCCGGAAGGTTGTCTTACTGACAAGTGTACCACCACTTTCAATTCAATATGGCTTCTATGAACCGTCAAGCTGATGAGTAGATATACAAAACATGTGATTCCTTATAACATACTTCATCTAGCAGGCTCTATCTCCTTCTAAATTGCCTTATCTCTACTCGAGATGCATTGTTCATTCATCGTGGAGAAGGTAAATCCCAGGCCCTTACCCGAAACGCATTCCAATACATTTCATGCCACCCTGACATAtggtaagtcgacccacccccttttggccaccccatttctctatcCTAGCTAccgcattaaaaccctacccacgattttcaaaccactataataattacaaaaatcgtccaaatataattcttttttatatacttatttattaatatataatagtctcgTATACCGAAAATGAAGTTGTTCGggctcttaaggctattaaaagaggtctcttagttaatcgggcctcgattaagttcggagttctaaGGTTAACTTTTCGTAACCGTAGGAGAGGCTACTAgacgagggtaatagtatttatagacctctagaggcttcctctataataagaaaactagctagcttagtaagtttatatttagtataatctaggcgttatattaacttacgaatagcttataaaattcgctaagcgagttctaagatcctaaggggatataaatcctcttaaGAAAAGATAGATAGACGCTTTCTTAAggaggaacttattaattaaggtctaaagaagtcgtactatcgattcgaggtatctaaatagggctattactaatataattaagttatagtttagattacttaatatactagagattagtaatattaaataggctaataggtataatataaataagactagtatcctagagggtaagggatttaatagcctagttttaagtaaagTAGAGACTATAATAGTgcgaaaaaaagagcttagttcgcgtacttaggtatttataattaagtatatctctactaatagtcgagttattaaactattagttatatataaaggaaagtcggtatagtagtagtagtttctatttgaacttaacccttatactagttaggagtttataataataaataatagctagacgacCGATAAGACtgcccttaagtagttaaaaatagtattcttattatagactaagacccccccccttagggggcttagtatacttaataagctttaactattagttctagatagttataggagttatacgataatagaatttatataggaatattataaaaataacgtctacttattattcttattactatatacttcctatgtcctctagctattagatatagctatctttagacttattaagtctaagtataagaaggagcttagtaaggaggacaTAGTAAacaattctattattattaaaaagcggtacttcttaagctactattaaaaagctcgtttagctagtttaacgttattaaatatataaagtaggtagaaagtaactagactatatccccctaatatagctagactacttactaatctaataatcctacttaacctaattatactaactaaaaagaccgcagatgctaagtaagtaattagtaatactaaaaaagctattaactaggtattagcggcgtttattattaactagttaatacttaggaaggttagcgagctctgcgattagtcaaagttatttatagagcttagtctagactataatacttaacgactactatttaaaaaagtaaaaagggtatttagcgagcaggcctattatttagtaatatcttagtactatattcgagttctaaaagctaaagttaactaattaaggctatggaaaaagaagagtatattaatagacctaaatactaggtttGCGAAcatttaggatatatagagagcttaggaggactctagcgactatctagttagtcctagtcgactcgcaggggtcgaattacctaaggagaataataactatattattatagtagtagaagatagttaattaattaagtgtagttagtagcgatgttttaatactatgttttgatagggtggctaaaaggggggggtggccaaaagggggtgggtcgacttaagGCATACACTCACATATCCTAGCTTATCTTTGATATCTGTAATATGAAATGAATTGGCGTTCATCGTACTTGTAAGTACATAACGTTGGGAACTTTGCAATGCTTTTGGCAACGATAACATTAGTGATGCCCAAGTCCTTGCCTATTTATGTGAGCTGACGTGACATTTTCCTCAACCTCATACCTTGACGTTATTCTTCTCTGATATCAAATCATATGCAAACATGCCGTCGTCGTGATTTAAAAATTTCATGTCCGAAGACCGTTCGTGCTCTTTGACTTCTGGCTCCACGTCTTTATGCCCACATACGAAGTTTTCCTCGGCATCTGTCGGCGGTTGCGGTGTCAATTGCTCATGATCCGTAGCCTCCCCCTCTGGATCGAGATACTCTGGCTTTCCCGT
The window above is part of the Colletotrichum lupini chromosome 9, complete sequence genome. Proteins encoded here:
- a CDS encoding asparaginase, whose translation is MVLRLRTPVIVTGSMSPLNGTSSDASANLIAAFRVAAYMSKHDYEGVLVVLNNEIHLPRFVTKTHTQNHDAFKSPNFKSIGRIIKGEVKFDEMEPPKLPTNLGFTVQMLAKAPRVDIVCSYVGADSVGIDAYVKAEARGIISMGFAPGLGTPAEKVGLDVAIKGGCVVVQSVRVLSGNVTDSEDHKKMGIISGNNLSPWIARIVVQLAISKSDETKVDVKDILCEAFRNL